One Campylobacterota bacterium DNA window includes the following coding sequences:
- a CDS encoding thioredoxin domain-containing protein, with amino-acid sequence MSNRLAHEDSPYLQQHKDNPFDWYPWCDEAFERARSENRPIFISIGYSSCHWCHVMEREVFENDAIAEFVNRHFICIKVDREERPDIDKHYQELHMLLNRRSGGWPLSVFCTPGNKPFYAATYIPPYNRDRMMGFSELSEIIAAKVAENDEKLFANADEIASFLRPDDTPPQATPLTEKIAQLYLKQARHNFDETNGGFSAAPKFPHVSTLRTLLRLERLYGDPIPGEMVRRSLHQMALGGMYDLIDGGFCRYSTDASWLVPHFEKMTYDNALLCALYAEAAEVYGEPRFMAVAREIADFMMAFMSEQDLFYSASDADSDGEEGKYFVYAYDEILDALHACGVADPEHAAHLIGPGPEGNFEGHCIVRLASPERPEWFDAVRGYLASLRKGRNYPFVDRKVITAWNAMMIRALFVLGRTEERYLSQAKRSLEKLLASMGEGDLFKHSALIGKTAKIDGFLEDYAYLCAALLEGYRTTLYEPYLVDAQRYANKALELFYREGKWYFSRGAFTTEAELDDGTYPGSMAVMVEALMDLGTLIDPKYRRFAFKSLEFASLKLMKTPIYFPTLTLQAIRWLHPDRLVKGPAHRLTALEKAPVYPFVLYRNDETLSAYLVCGENACYETTADAASLDGIIRSTL; translated from the coding sequence ATGTCCAACCGCCTGGCCCACGAAGACTCCCCATATCTGCAGCAACACAAAGACAACCCGTTCGACTGGTATCCGTGGTGCGACGAAGCGTTTGAACGCGCGCGAAGCGAAAACAGACCGATCTTCATCAGTATCGGCTACAGCAGTTGCCACTGGTGCCACGTGATGGAGCGCGAAGTATTCGAAAACGACGCAATTGCCGAGTTCGTCAACCGCCATTTCATCTGCATCAAGGTCGACCGGGAAGAGCGCCCCGACATCGACAAACACTATCAGGAACTGCACATGCTCCTCAACCGCCGGAGCGGCGGATGGCCCCTCTCGGTTTTCTGCACCCCCGGCAACAAGCCGTTCTACGCCGCAACCTATATCCCACCGTACAACCGGGACCGGATGATGGGATTTAGCGAACTCTCGGAAATCATTGCGGCCAAAGTGGCCGAAAATGACGAAAAGCTGTTTGCAAACGCCGACGAAATCGCTTCGTTCCTCCGTCCGGACGATACGCCCCCTCAGGCCACCCCGCTCACCGAAAAAATCGCCCAACTCTACCTCAAACAGGCCCGCCACAATTTCGACGAGACCAACGGCGGGTTTTCGGCCGCTCCGAAATTCCCCCATGTTTCGACGCTGCGGACCCTGTTGCGGCTGGAGCGTCTCTATGGCGATCCGATACCGGGGGAGATGGTACGCCGCTCCCTGCATCAGATGGCGCTGGGAGGGATGTACGACCTCATCGACGGAGGATTCTGCCGCTACAGCACCGATGCGTCGTGGCTCGTTCCCCATTTTGAAAAAATGACCTACGACAACGCATTGCTGTGCGCCCTCTACGCCGAAGCTGCCGAGGTTTACGGCGAACCCCGTTTCATGGCCGTAGCCCGCGAAATCGCCGATTTCATGATGGCGTTCATGTCCGAACAAGACCTTTTTTACAGCGCCAGCGATGCCGACAGCGACGGCGAAGAGGGAAAATACTTCGTTTACGCCTACGACGAAATCCTCGACGCGCTCCACGCGTGCGGCGTTGCCGATCCCGAACACGCGGCGCACCTTATCGGCCCCGGGCCCGAGGGAAATTTTGAAGGGCACTGCATCGTCCGTCTCGCCTCACCTGAGCGCCCCGAATGGTTCGACGCGGTGCGCGGGTACCTCGCTTCGTTGCGCAAAGGGCGGAACTATCCGTTTGTCGACCGCAAAGTGATCACCGCATGGAACGCGATGATGATCCGCGCCCTTTTTGTCCTGGGGCGAACGGAAGAACGCTACCTCTCCCAAGCCAAACGGAGCCTTGAAAAACTCCTCGCCTCCATGGGCGAAGGGGATCTTTTCAAACACTCCGCACTCATCGGCAAAACCGCCAAAATCGACGGTTTTCTGGAAGACTACGCCTATCTTTGCGCCGCGTTGCTCGAAGGGTACCGCACCACCTTGTACGAACCCTATCTCGTCGATGCCCAGCGTTACGCCAACAAAGCCCTCGAACTTTTTTACCGGGAAGGAAAATGGTATTTCAGCCGCGGGGCGTTCACGACCGAAGCCGAACTCGACGACGGCACCTACCCCGGTTCCATGGCGGTGATGGTCGAAGCGCTGATGGATCTGGGGACGCTGATCGATCCCAAATACCGCCGCTTCGCGTTCAAAAGCCTCGAATTCGCTTCGCTTAAACTGATGAAAACGCCGATCTATTTTCCGACGCTTACCCTTCAGGCCATACGATGGCTTCATCCCGACCGCCTGGTCAAGGGCCCTGCTCACCGGCTCACCGCCTTGGAAAAAGCCCCGGTTTACCCCTTCGTACTGTACCGAAACGACGAAACGCTTTCTGCGTACCTGGTGTGCGGGGAAAACGCGTGCTATGAGACGACCGCCGACGCCGCGTCCCTTGACGGGATCATCCGCTCGACGTTATAA